Genomic DNA from Prunus persica cultivar Lovell chromosome G1, Prunus_persica_NCBIv2, whole genome shotgun sequence:
GGACGCCCGCCACCACATGCTGGGTCGCCTGGCGTCGATACTCGCCAAAGAGCTTCTCAATGGGCAGAAGGTCGTGGTGGTTCGATGCGAGGAGATCTGCATCTCCGGTGGTCTCGTCAGGCAGAAGATGAAGTACATGAGATTCTTGCGCAAGCGCATGAACACCAAGCCCTCTCATGGTCCCATTCACTTCCGTGCCCCAGCTAAGATCCTCTGGCGCACCATCCGTGGGTACGTCGTCgtttctctctcactctctttgTTTGCTGATTTCTAGATTTATGTACGTTTTCTTGAGTTTGAGCTAgggttttctgggtttgttggattttgtttcattttcttagtAACCGAACAGAATGCCTGGTGCCCATTATTTAGTTTAATCTGGGAACTGGACGAGAGTGATTCTATTAATTTGTGTTTCTTATTCTATTATGTTAAATGTCGGAATAGAATAGGAGTTGAAAAGTCTTGGACTTGTTTAGTTTTCTGGTAAATTTGctgattttgaagaaaatgatcTACAACTCATTATATGTTATAGTcctattttgttatttatatttattttattgattcaATAGGTGATCTACGTTTTTAGTTGGAACGGTAGTTGCGTTTTCTGCTTTATTTCACTTAATAGGGAATTTCTttgtataaattattttgCAGTAATTTTGTACTTGTGTCTTTGGTTCGCAGAATGATTCCTCACAAGACCAAGCGTGGTGCAGCCGCACTTGCCCGTTTGAAGGCATACGAGGGTGTTCCACCTCCTTATGATAAGATAAAGAGGATGGTCATTCCTGATGCTCTCAAGTGAGCTTTCAAACTagtttgttgattttgtttacgtaattttgttatttttgtttggttctGTTTTCGTGAACTGAAAggttattgttttttaaaattatcagGGTTTTGAGGCTTCAAGCAGGACACAAGTACTGTTTGTTGGGCAAGCTTTCATCTGAGGTTGGATGGAATCACTATGAGACCATCAAGGTGAGAATTacatgcttttcttgtttgctCTTACTCAGTTTTTTGTGTCCTTGTGTTTGGGTAAAAcatattattttctctttttagttCAGAGTAATACGCCCATTTTATGGTTGTATTCAATTGGATCAAGTTGCATCGGATTTTAGTTTCCACTATTTGGTTGTTTACATGTTAAAAGGGTGTTCTCACACTTAAATGCATAGTGAATTTAGTAGTTGTGGTGGCATGTTTTGAACAATGCTTCGTCCAGCGTGTTATAGTGGTGGAgttgattatttttatttgctaAAGCCTGTTGGATCCTATCAAgactttatttttgtgtgtatcTATCTACCTGGCTTTAAATGGTGTCTTACTCTGTATGTTAGCACATTAGTCTTTTACGGTAGATTGGGTATACATTTGTATGTCAGTGTCTAGAACTTTTGGAGCTTGCATTAGTGCATCCCCTGTAAGTGCACAAATGACTAATAGCTAAGAACACCATTCCAGAGAAGGGTTATGTTCATAAAAATCATCACATTAGTTTGCTTTGCATTGAGTTACATGGACGACAATTCATATGTGCCCTCGTGTCAATCAGTTTACAACTTTGCTTCCCGACATCtac
This window encodes:
- the LOC18790735 gene encoding 60S ribosomal protein L13a-4 — encoded protein: MVSGSGICAKRVVVDARHHMLGRLASILAKELLNGQKVVVVRCEEICISGGLVRQKMKYMRFLRKRMNTKPSHGPIHFRAPAKILWRTIRGMIPHKTKRGAAALARLKAYEGVPPPYDKIKRMVIPDALKVLRLQAGHKYCLLGKLSSEVGWNHYETIKELENKRKERAQLAYERKKQLNKLRVKAEKVAEEKLGPQLEIIAPIKY